A single region of the Stigmatopora argus isolate UIUO_Sarg chromosome 6, RoL_Sarg_1.0, whole genome shotgun sequence genome encodes:
- the LOC144075453 gene encoding glycerol-3-phosphate dehydrogenase [NAD(+)], cytoplasmic-like, whose protein sequence is MAAPKKVCLVGSGNWGSAIAKIVGANAAADPKFDSVVNMWVFEEMVDGRKLTEIINTEHENIKYLPGHRLPSNVVAVPDLAQSVQGADILLFVVPHQFIVRVCDTIKGHVKKDAHGVSLIKGVDAGPEGLKLISEVIRGKLGIGVSVLMGANIASEVAEDKFCETTIGCKDAVYGPILKELMQTPNFRVTVVQESDVVEICGALKNIVAVGAGFCDGLGFGDNTKAAVIRLGLMEMIAFAKVFCAHGTVSASTFLESCGVADLITTCYGGRNRKIGEEFARTGKTIEQLEKELLNGQKLQGPPTAAEVHQILKQKNMVAKFPLFTAVQQICFDGHPVAEFIRCLQNHPEHM, encoded by the exons GGGCTCGGCCATCGCCAAAATTGTGGGCGCCAATGCGGCCGCCGACCCCAAGTTCGACAGCGTGGTCAACATGTGGGTGTTCGAGGAAATGGTGGACGGCCGCAAACTCACCGAAATCATCAACACCGAGCATGAGAACATCAAATACCTGCCCGGGCACAGGCTGCCCTCCAACGTGGTGGCCGTTCCCGACTTGGCACAATCGGTCCAGGGCGCCGACATCCTCTTGTTCGTGGTCCCGCATCAGTTCATCGTCCGCGTGTGCGACACCATCAAGGGCCACGTCAAGAAGGACGCGCACGGCGTGTCGCTCATTAAG GGAGTGGACGCCGGTCCGGAAGGTCTGAAACTGATCTCCGAGGTCATCCGAGGGAAGCTCGGCATCGGCGTGTCGGTTCTGATGGGCGCCAACATCGCCAGCGAGGTGGCGGAGGACAAGTTTTGCGAGACCACCATAG GGTGCAAGGACGCCGTGTACGGACCCATCCTGAAGGAACTAATGCAGACCCCCAACTTCCGGGTGACGGTGGTCCAAGAGTCTGACGTGGTGGAAATCTGCGGGGCGCTCAAG AACATCGTAGCGGTCGGCGCGGGTTTCTGCGACGGCCTGGGCTTCGGCGACAACACCAAGGCGGCCGTGATCCGTCTGGGACTGATGGAGATGATCGCCTTCGCCAAGGTGTTCTGCGCCCATGGCACCGTCTCGGCCAGCACCTTCTTGGAGAGCTGCGGCGTCGCCGACCTCATCACCACCTGCTACGGCGGCCGCAACCGCAAGATCGGAGAAGAGTTTGCCAGAACTGGAAAA ACCATCGAGCAGCTGGAGAAGGAGCTCCTGAACGGTCAGAaacttcaaggtccacccaccGCTGCCGAGGTCCACCAAATCCTTAAGCAAAAAAACATGGTTGCCAA GTTCCCTCTGTTCACCGCCGTCCAACAGATCTGCTTCGACGGCCACCCGGTGGCGGAGTTCATCCGCTGTCTGCAGAACCACCCCGAGCACATGTAA
- the cers5 gene encoding ceramide synthase 5 isoform X2 has product MAALSAWFWNEKFWLPHNVTWADLADRAPGVEYPKAGHLLAALPLAVGMFAVRMLFERFVASWFARSLHVHPKVEQRVQPNAVLEKVFTSNTKNPNSRHMDGLSKQLDWDVRKVQRWFRQRRNQDKPGTHVKFCESMWRFTFYFCIFTYGFGYLWQSPWLWDTRHCWYGYPYQVLTPPLYRYYLTELAFYWSLMFSQFIDIQRKDFLAMFVHHLATVGLISFSYANNMVRVGTLVLCVHDASDILLEAGKMAHYAKYQRICDLLFVLFSVTFFVTRLVVFPIWVLNSTLFESWRIVGPFPSWWLFNFLLLVLQFLHIIWSYLIARIAIKTMRGKKLFDSSAYGMRDSIFLSVFVL; this is encoded by the exons ATGGCTGCTCTTTCAGCCTGGTTCTGGAACGAGAAGTTCTGGTTACCGCACAACGTGACTTGGGCAGATCTCGCCGACCGGGCTCCCGGGGTGGAGTACCCCAAAGCCGGACACTTGTTAGCCGCCCTCCCGCTGGCCGTGGGGATGTTCGCCGTCAGGATGCTCTTTGAGAG ATTTGTGGCCAGTTGGTTCGCGAGGAGCCTCCATGTTCACCCCAAGGTGGAACAAAGAGTTCAACCCAACGCAGTTCTGGAAAAAGTCTTTACGTCCAACACCAAG AATCCAAACTCGCGCCACATGGACGGCCTCTCCAAGCAGCTGGATTGGGACGTTCGCAAGGTCCAACGATGGTTTCGACAACGCAGGAACCAAGACAAACCCGGCACGCACGTCAAGTTCTGCGAAAGCAT GTGGAGGTTTACAttctatttttgtatatttaccTATGGCTTTGGGTATCTTTGGCAG AGTCCGTGGTTGTGGGATACGCGGCATTGCTGGTATGGTTACCCTTATCAG GTATTGACACCTCCGCTTTATCGCTACTACTTGACGGAGCTGGCCTTCTACTGGTCGCTCATGTTCTCTCAGTTTATTGACATTCAAAGGAAG GACTTCCTGGCCATGTTTGTTCATCACCTGGCGACGGTGGGCCTGATCAGCTTCTCTTACGCCAACAACATGGTGCGGGTAGGCACCCTGGTTCTGTGCGTGCACGACGCCTCCGACATCCTGCTCGAG GCAGGCAAAATGGCCCACTACGCCAAGTATCAGCGTATCTGCGACCTACTTTTCGTGCTATTCAGCGTGACCTTCTTCGTCACCCGCCTTGTCGTGTTTCCAATTTG GGTCCTCAACTCCACCTTGTTCGAGAGCTGGCGGATCGTGGGTCCCTTCCCGTCTTGGTGGCTTTTCAACTTTCTCCTGCTCGTGCTGCAGTTTCTGCACATCATCTGGTCATACCTCATCGCCCGCATCGCCATCAAAACCATGAGGGGCAAG AAGCTGTTTGATTCTTCTGCCTATGGAATGAGAGACTCCatctttctttctgtttttgtgCTTTGA
- the cers5 gene encoding ceramide synthase 5 isoform X1, giving the protein MAALSAWFWNEKFWLPHNVTWADLADRAPGVEYPKAGHLLAALPLAVGMFAVRMLFERFVASWFARSLHVHPKVEQRVQPNAVLEKVFTSNTKNPNSRHMDGLSKQLDWDVRKVQRWFRQRRNQDKPGTHVKFCESMWRFTFYFCIFTYGFGYLWQSPWLWDTRHCWYGYPYQVLTPPLYRYYLTELAFYWSLMFSQFIDIQRKDFLAMFVHHLATVGLISFSYANNMVRVGTLVLCVHDASDILLEAGKMAHYAKYQRICDLLFVLFSVTFFVTRLVVFPIWVLNSTLFESWRIVGPFPSWWLFNFLLLVLQFLHIIWSYLIARIAIKTMRGKVCNDVRSDVESSSEEEMTTTPVQKVENGTNGHCANTVRSRLHETIT; this is encoded by the exons ATGGCTGCTCTTTCAGCCTGGTTCTGGAACGAGAAGTTCTGGTTACCGCACAACGTGACTTGGGCAGATCTCGCCGACCGGGCTCCCGGGGTGGAGTACCCCAAAGCCGGACACTTGTTAGCCGCCCTCCCGCTGGCCGTGGGGATGTTCGCCGTCAGGATGCTCTTTGAGAG ATTTGTGGCCAGTTGGTTCGCGAGGAGCCTCCATGTTCACCCCAAGGTGGAACAAAGAGTTCAACCCAACGCAGTTCTGGAAAAAGTCTTTACGTCCAACACCAAG AATCCAAACTCGCGCCACATGGACGGCCTCTCCAAGCAGCTGGATTGGGACGTTCGCAAGGTCCAACGATGGTTTCGACAACGCAGGAACCAAGACAAACCCGGCACGCACGTCAAGTTCTGCGAAAGCAT GTGGAGGTTTACAttctatttttgtatatttaccTATGGCTTTGGGTATCTTTGGCAG AGTCCGTGGTTGTGGGATACGCGGCATTGCTGGTATGGTTACCCTTATCAG GTATTGACACCTCCGCTTTATCGCTACTACTTGACGGAGCTGGCCTTCTACTGGTCGCTCATGTTCTCTCAGTTTATTGACATTCAAAGGAAG GACTTCCTGGCCATGTTTGTTCATCACCTGGCGACGGTGGGCCTGATCAGCTTCTCTTACGCCAACAACATGGTGCGGGTAGGCACCCTGGTTCTGTGCGTGCACGACGCCTCCGACATCCTGCTCGAG GCAGGCAAAATGGCCCACTACGCCAAGTATCAGCGTATCTGCGACCTACTTTTCGTGCTATTCAGCGTGACCTTCTTCGTCACCCGCCTTGTCGTGTTTCCAATTTG GGTCCTCAACTCCACCTTGTTCGAGAGCTGGCGGATCGTGGGTCCCTTCCCGTCTTGGTGGCTTTTCAACTTTCTCCTGCTCGTGCTGCAGTTTCTGCACATCATCTGGTCATACCTCATCGCCCGCATCGCCATCAAAACCATGAGGGGCAAG GTATGCAACGACGTACGCAGTGACGTGGAGAGCAGCTCCGAAGAAGAGATGACGACGACGCCTGTtcaaaaagtggaaaacggTACCAATGGACATTGCGCCAACACTGTCAGAAGCAGATTGCACGAGACGATCacgtga
- the cox14 gene encoding cytochrome c oxidase assembly protein COX14 homolog isoform X2 produces MVTGKRLADMGYRVFSTSMMLLTLYGGYLCTMRGYRYMQRQKELKMSAENQDPELIKD; encoded by the coding sequence ATGGTTACTGGCAAGCGCTTGGCTGACATGGGGTACCGGGTCTTTTCGACCTCCATGATGTTGCTGACCCTTTACGGAGGCTACCTGTGCACCATGCGTGGCTACCGCTACATGCAAAGGCAAAAGGAGCTCAAAATGAGTGCCGAGAACCAGGATCCGGAGCTGATCAAAGACTGA